CCTCCACCATGATCAGCTGGGGCGCCGTGGGCCTGGGCTACTCCCTCATCGCCGGCGGCTTCGCCCGCCTGACCATCCCCGCCGAACTCGCCACCCTGCTGCCCGGCGCCGCCCTGGTCTGGTACGCGCTGCGCCCCACCACCGCGCACTTCCCCGCGCCGGCCCCGCTCGAGCGCCGCAGCACCGCCCCCTGGATCGTGATCGCGGTCGCCTTCGGCATCTGGGAGCTGTACGCGGCCGCCCGCGGCTCCACCCACGCCCACCCGACCCTGTCGATCCTGCTGGGCCCGCTGATCGACCCGCCGCCGGCGCGCGCCGCCGGTTACGCGGTGTGGCTGCTGGCCGGGGTGTGGGTGGTGCGCCGATGAGTCCGCGTGCCATCACCATCGCCGGGTATGTCGTGATCGGCGTGGCCGCGGTGCTGGTGGAGCTGCTCGCCCGCCGTCCGCACAGCCGGGTCCCCCGATTGTCGCAGCTGGTCAGCCGGGTCATGCACGAGAAGTGGGGGCGGGTGGGCATGCTGTTGGTGTGGTGGTGGCTCGGCTTCCACTTCCTGTCCCGTTCCTGAATGGTCCGGAACGGTCCTGAACCGTTCCCGGCCACCGGCGCGCATCGGAGCACCTCGTGCGGATCCACCTGACCAACGTGTTCGTCGACGACCAGGCGAAGGCCGAGGCGTTCTACACCGGCAAGCTCGGGTTCCTGACCAAGGCCGACGTGCCGGTCGGCGCGGACCGCTGGCTCACCGTGGTGTCGCCGCAGGCGCCGGACGGGCCGCAGCTGCTGCTGGAACCGTCCAGCCACCCGGCGGTGAAGCCGTACAAGGAGGCCCTTTTCGCCGACGGCATCCCGGCGGCCAGCTTCGCTGTGGACGACGTCGGCGCCGAATACGAGCGCCTTAGCGGCCTGGGGGTGCGGTTCACGCAGGAGCCGACCGATGTGGGGCCGGTCATCACCGCGGTCCTCGACGACACCTGCGGGCCCTGATCCAGCTCATGCAGGTCAAGACCGAGGACTAGCCGGCGCCCGGCGGCTGGATCGTCGGGGTGGTCGGGGAGTCCAGCCAGGCGTCGACGTACGCCGAGAAGTCCCGGCCGGTGTGGGCGTCGAGGAACGCCGCGAACGTGTTCCGGTCCTGGTTCGTGCCCTGGTGCTGGTGCACCCAGTCGTTCAGCAGCTGGTAGAACGCGGTGTCGCCGAGGGCTGTGCGGATCCCGTTCAGCATCAGCTCCGGGCAGATGTAGACGTTCGACGAGGCGAAGTGCGTCGGCAGGTAGTGTCCGGGCGGCCCGTCGCCGCTGCGCAACGGCTGGTCCATGCGCTGGTCGCCGCGCAAGAGCAGATCGGCGGTCGTCGTCTGCGAGCCGCTCTGCGCCGCCTGCCACAGCCTTTGCGCGTACATCGCGAAGCCCTCGTTGAGCCACAGGCCCGACCAGGTCGTCGGGGTCACCGCGTCACCGAACCACTGGTGGGCGAACTCGTGCAGCAGGTCCGCAGCGGCGCCGTGCGACGAGAACGTGATCATGGTCTGGGTTTCCATGCCGACCATCTCGGGCCGGAACAACACCCCGGCCGTGCCGAACGGGTACGGCCCGAAGCGCTGCTCCAGGAACGAGATCATCGCCGGGACCTGCGCGGTCAGCTTGTGCACCGCCTCGGCGTCGGCGGGCAGGTACCAGTACGTGAGCGCGATGCCGTGCGGGCCGGTGGCGCTGTCCTGCTGGAACCGGTCGACGGCGAAGGCCACCAAGTAGGTCGACACCGGGTTCGGCTGGTGCCAGCGGTAGACGCCGTGCCCGGCCGATTCGGTCCGGCCCAGGAACGTGCCGCCGCTGACGCCGGCCCAGCCGTCCGGGGCGGTGATGGCCACGTCGTACAGCGCCTTGTCCGAGGGCTGGTCGTCGCACGGGAACCAGGTGAACGCCCCGTACGGCTCCTGCTGCGCCCACACCGCGCCGGAGGCTGTGACCTGTGCCCCGAGCCCTGGCACGTCGGGGCGGGTCATCGGTGCCGGAACCAGGTGCGGGGTGCCGTGGTAGGCGATGACCACGGTGCGGACCGCATCGGCCGGCAGGCGGCGGCCGGCCGGGACGGTGAGGTGGTCGCCGTCGTGGACGTCGGCGGCCGGTGCGCCGTTCACCGTGACCGAGTCGGCGCTCATGTCGGCGGCCAGGTCCAGGACGAAATGGTCGGTGGGTTCGGCGGCGCGCACCGCCAGCGTGGCGGTGCCGGTCAGCACCGTGGACGCCGGGTCCCACTTCAGGTCCAGGCCGTAGTGCAGCACGTCCGTGGCCGGGTCGCCGAACTGCGGATACATGTCGTCGGCCACCGGATGGGAACGGCCCGCCGACCAGTCCGATGCGGGCGCGCTGCTGGTTTTCGCCGGTGCCGGCGCCGAACCCGAGCCACCACATGCCGTACTCGCAGCGACCGCGACCAGCATCGCCAGGC
This region of Catenulispora sp. GP43 genomic DNA includes:
- a CDS encoding DUF6186 family protein, with translation MSPRAITIAGYVVIGVAAVLVELLARRPHSRVPRLSQLVSRVMHEKWGRVGMLLVWWWLGFHFLSRS
- a CDS encoding M1 family metallopeptidase, translated to MVRERRALTAGLAMLVAVAASTACGGSGSAPAPAKTSSAPASDWSAGRSHPVADDMYPQFGDPATDVLHYGLDLKWDPASTVLTGTATLAVRAAEPTDHFVLDLAADMSADSVTVNGAPAADVHDGDHLTVPAGRRLPADAVRTVVIAYHGTPHLVPAPMTRPDVPGLGAQVTASGAVWAQQEPYGAFTWFPCDDQPSDKALYDVAITAPDGWAGVSGGTFLGRTESAGHGVYRWHQPNPVSTYLVAFAVDRFQQDSATGPHGIALTYWYLPADAEAVHKLTAQVPAMISFLEQRFGPYPFGTAGVLFRPEMVGMETQTMITFSSHGAAADLLHEFAHQWFGDAVTPTTWSGLWLNEGFAMYAQRLWQAAQSGSQTTTADLLLRGDQRMDQPLRSGDGPPGHYLPTHFASSNVYICPELMLNGIRTALGDTAFYQLLNDWVHQHQGTNQDRNTFAAFLDAHTGRDFSAYVDAWLDSPTTPTIQPPGAG